The DNA sequence GTTATACAATGGTGGAAAATATCGGGACTAACCAAGATATAGGGATCGGATCACTGTCCGGTATATGCCATCTTCAAAGATTCTGTGTGTCTAAACGGGCAACAGGTTAACATGCTTGACATCATGAACCCACCCGGGATATTCGACAATGGTGAACGGCGACAGGAGTACACGACAAAACTTCTCTTGCCTACATCAGGACGCTTAATACCAGAGTTTGACAAGCGAAGAAGTATCAAGGATATGTTTTCGCGAAAACCAGATATGTCCTCGCAGAAATTACCCACCACTTCAGCATTGACCGCATGCGCATCAATTCGGGAGCAAGTGTATAAAATTGATGCGGAAGAGAACTCTCTTGGAGCAAGCAAACCATCGCTCCCTATCGCTGACAGCAGTCCAACACCTAAAGGTACCGTTCGTAAACGGTCCGAGAAAAGCGACCCGCCACCCTCAGTCAAGCGTTCgaaatcttttccttctcagaCCAGAACAACCTCTGTTTCAGCACAGAGAACACTGAAAGGGTTCTTTAAGCCTAAAGGTGTTGTTAGTAGTCAAATTAGTGAAACAAAAACTCCGGATACGCCTGTGCAGGCTATGGAGCGTTCGTCCGGCCCCCTTCCCGCATCTTCGACTATATCGCAGCCTGAGGAACAGGAGGATCTACAAGGCATACACAGCGTTCCAGCCGCTCCAACGAGCTATATGGACTCATCCGGACCAGCAGCACCATTTGTGGGCCAGAATAGCGAAACAGTCATTGACCCGATTGTCAGCAAGGAAGATTGGTCGAAACTCTTTGCAAAGAAACCAGTGCCAATGTGTGAAGGGCACCGAGAACCATGTATTAGTTTATCAACAAAAAAGCCCGGCATTAACTGTGGTCGGTCCTTTTGGATCTGCCCACGACCCTTGGGGCCCAGTgggaataaagaaaagggaaCGCAGTGGCGATGTGCAACTTTTATCTGGGCTAGTGACTGGAATCCCTAACATGGAGCCCGTTGACTTTACATGGAGTATAATCATTCCCGGGATTTGGATGATACCCCTTTGTACCCATTGCTGATACAACTCCAACCGTCATGGTTTCAGTATAAGAGAGACTTGACTGCTTCCAAAAATTGTAGAGTCAACTATAATGCTACCTGGTCACATTCCTGTTAATAGCTAACAAGAACAGTTTCGTAATATGCACAAAGGAAAATACACCACTCTGACTCCGGACGCAGGAGACCTAAGTGGCTCAGGCTTCTGGATTGGAGAGGAGCAGTGTAGCTTGGCGTATGGTGCAGGGCTGAGTAGCTCAGTGTTTCTTCATAATCTGGTATATCTTTATTCCCGGCTCGAGGGACCTAAATCCAGTTCGATCGAGTTTTATCTTCACCATTTCACCACAAAGTCAGCTTATCAACAGCTGGCCACTCGCATAAATAGCATAAGCAATTAGTGTCAAGTAAAGTTAGGGAACAAAAGATGTTTTTGGAATACACCAGCTCAATGGGAAGTAGGATTTGAATATAGTACGTTGCAATAGGTAATGAAAAATACGTAAGTATATTGTTAAATGAACTGAACGTGCataagaaaagcaaagaacgaGGTAATCAACGATTAAGGGTATTGAATAGAAAGAATAAGCAAAAGGAAACACCCATAGCCTGAGCAAATAAAGATTGTTTTTTGCGGCGATAGCTAGAAATGCAATTAAAGAAACCGAGTTTCCCTACCTTAGGTTGCTGGTAGAATTAGTTCCCTGAAAATGGAGCTACACCAGTCTTCCAACGTCGTGGAGGCATTCACGAGACCATAAATCTCAAGATGCTTTAGTCAATCTTGAGATCTAAACTGCCAAAGAAGTGATTGAAGAATAGCAACGTAACGAAGCCAAGTAATCTGATTATGCGCCCATCAACCCAAACGTCCACCATCCCTATTCTAAGGTACACCAGTAGAATGATAGCGTTTGACGCACTTTTCTGCGGCCATAAGAATCTCAGTCGCTCGCTCGGATTAGAGCACTGGCTTTGTGAATATTGAAGCTTATTTATGGATAACTTGTGGGTTTTCAGTTGGGTGGTCAATTGATTACCTGCATACCTTTTTCTAAATCCTAAAACCAGCCAGCAGAACTACATTTTGACCTCGTCAAACTGGGTCTTTCGATATTTCTTCAAAATATTTGCTGATGTCATTGTTGTGTTAACATAGGAGAACACAGGCGAAAACTTCCAGTGAATTATTGTAGAGCATTAGAAAATGTACTATGTGTTATATTCTGCTTGCACTGCATGTAAGATAGCATTTATAAAATAAGCTAAGATTATTTAGGTTTGAGTTATATATCTTCTGCCTGCTTGTATATAGTATTTTGGCATCAAATTGTCTGATTTGGAGAATCAATCTCAAGTAGTAGCGCTTCCAAAGTACTAGATAATTATTGGTTATGTCTAAGGCGCTTGGGAAGGCTTCGCAAAGTGGCAAAAGTCAACACAAGCCCATTAGTGAGTGAATGTACCATCGGAGGTCTCAGTTAACGAGCCGTAAggcatttctttgtttacCCAGCCCCCCAAACTCACTAAGCCTGCCTTTGTCGAAGACTAACACAGAgtatttcttgtcttctgcactattcctcttctcctctttctattcttcaGTTTTGTACCATCAAAATTTCGAAAGCCCAAGCCACTTTTTCTACGTCCAGACTTTCCTCCATTATTTTGCATCGTTCCCAGTTGACAAGGTACAACTTCATAGTCTGACTTCTATTTCAACCTTTCAGGGTTTCCGCCAGGATGGAAACCACAGTGTCTCCCCTCCAGCGTGCGTTTAACGCATTCTTGATGACCATGCCACCCGAGCAGTTGGAGGAGCTGCTCAAGTACCTCCAGGACGCAAAATCTCAGGA is a window from the Aspergillus oryzae RIB40 DNA, chromosome 6 genome containing:
- a CDS encoding DNA-(apurinic or apyrimidinic site) lyase APN2 (apurinic/apyrimidinic endonuclease and related enzymes), giving the protein MRAANIAYRSRLLPGLWEAICALNPFAYEPWRGKRTFEAMFEILEADIVVLQETKIQRKDLRDDMVLVPGWDCHFSLPRSKKGYSGVVIYTRNATCAPLRAEEGLTGVLCPPNSSVPFRDLPLDRQIGGYPTTEQLSTLELDAATLDSEGRCVILEFPAFVLLGLYCPANRDESRDSFRQGFLDLMDARIRNLVAMGKRVFVTGDLNISRGEIDAAHASEAIRKGTTTEDEFISAPARRLFNQLVYSGKVIGERDEGREQPALFDICRSFHPNRRGMYTCWEQKINARPGNYGSRIDYVLCSLNMQDWFCESDIQEGLMGSDHCPVYAIFKDSVCLNGQQVNMLDIMNPPGIFDNGERRQEYTTKLLLPTSGRLIPEFDKRRSIKDMFSRKPDMSSQKLPTTSALTACASIREQVYKIDAEENSLGASKPSLPIADSSPTPKGTVRKRSEKSDPPPSVKRSKSFPSQTRTTSVSAQRTLKGFFKPKGVVSSQISETKTPDTPVQAMERSSGPLPASSTISQPEEQEDLQGIHSVPAAPTSYMDSSGPAAPFVGQNSETVIDPIVSKEDWSKLFAKKPVPMCEGHREPCISLSTKKPGINCGRSFWICPRPLGPSGNKEKGTQWRCATFIWASDWNP